One segment of Vidua macroura isolate BioBank_ID:100142 chromosome 24, ASM2450914v1, whole genome shotgun sequence DNA contains the following:
- the LOC128818586 gene encoding potassium voltage-gated channel subfamily A member 2: MTVATGDPADEAAALPGHPQDTYNPETDHECCERVVINISGLRFETQLKTLAQFPETLLGDPKKRMRYFDPLRNEYFFDRNRPSFDAILYYYQSGGRLRRPVNVPLDIFSEEIRFYELGEEAMEMFREDEGYIKEEERPLPENEFQRQVWLLFEYPESSGPARIIAIVSVMVILISIVSFCLETLPIFRDENEDMHGSGLSHPPYSNSSMGYQQSTSFTDPFFIVETLCIIWFSFEFLVRFFACPSKAGFFTNIMNIIDIVAIIPYFITLGTELAEKPEDGQQGQQAMSLAILRVIRLVRVFRIFKLSRHSKGLQILGQTLKASMRELGLLIFFLFIGVILFSSAVYFAEADESESQFPSIPDAFWWAVVSMTTVGYGDMVPTTIGGKIVGSLCAIAGVLTIALPVPVIVSNFNYFYHRETEGEEQAQYLQVTSCPKIPSSPDLKKSRSASTISKSDYMEIQEGVNNSNEDFREENLKTANCTLANTNYVNITKMLTDV, from the coding sequence ATGACAGTTGCTACTGGAGATCCTGCAGATgaagctgcagctcttcccGGTCACCCGCAGGACACGTACAACCCTGAGACCGACCATGAGTGCTGTGAGAGGGTGGTCATTAACATCTCGGGGCTGCGCTTCGAGACGCAGCTCAAGACACTTGCCCAGTTTCCAGAGACCTTGCTAGGGGATCCTAAAAAGAGGATGAGATATTTCGACCCTCTCCGGAACGAGTATTTCTTTGACCGGAACAGACCCAGCTTCGATGCGATTTTGTACTATTACCAGTCCGGGGGGAGGTTGCGGCGGCCGGTTAATGTGCCCTTAGACATCTTCTCCGAAGAGATCCGCTTCTATGAACTGGGGGAAGAGGCCATGGAGATGTTTCGGGAGGATGAAGGCTACATCAAGGAAGAGGAGAGGCCGCTGCCTGAGAACGAGTTTCAGAGACAAGTGTGGTTGCTCTTTGAGTACCCTGAGagctcaggccctgccaggaTTATAGCTATTGTCTCTGTCATGGTTATTTTAATCTCCATCGTCAGCTTTTGCCTGGAAACGTTGCCCATTTTTCGGGATGAGAATGAAGACATGCACGGTAGCGGGCTGAGCCATCCCCCCTACTCCAACAGCAGCATGGGGTACCAGCAGTCCACTTCTTTCACAGACCCCTTCTTCATCGTGGAGACACTTTGCATCATCTGGTTCTCCTTCGAGTTCTTGGTGAGGTTTTTCGCCTGCCCCAGCAAGGCTGGATTTTTTACCAACATCATGAACATTATAGACATCGTAGCCATCATTCCCTATTTCATCACCTTAGGGACGGAGCTGGCTGAGAAGCCAGAGGATGGTCAGCAGGGCCAGCAAGCCATGTCCTTAGCCATCCTTCGAGTCATCCGCTTGGTGCGGGTCTTCAGGATCTTCAAGCTCTCCCGGCACTCCAAGGGGCTGCAGATCCTGGGACAGACTCTCAAGGCCAGCATGCGGGAGCTGGGCCTCttgatatttttcctcttcatcGGCGTCATCCTCTTCTCCAGCGCCGTCTACTTTGCCGAGGCCGACGAGAGCGAGTCCCAGTTCCCGAGCATCCCCGATGCCTTCTGGTGGGCTGTGGTTTCCATGACGACTGTTGGCTACGGAGACATGGTCCCCACGACCATCGGGGGGAAAATAGTGGGTTCCTTGTGTGCCATCGCTGGCGTATTAACGATTGCCTTACCAGTGCCCGTCATAGTGTCTAACTTCAATTACTTCTACCACCGGGAGACcgagggagaggagcaggctCAATATTTGCAAGTAACCAGCTGCCCAAAGATCCCCTCTTCCCCTGAcctaaagaaaagcagaagtgcCTCTACTATTAGTAAGTCTGATTATATGGAGATCCAGGAAGGTGTAAACAATAGCAATGAGGATTTTAGGGAGGAGAACTTGAAGACAGCCAATTGCACCCTAGCTAACACAAACTATGTGAATATCACCAAAATGCTAACCGATGTCTAG